CTTTTTTTCTGCCTAGATATAGTGATATTGCTTATGATCACTGAtttcttgaattaaaaacacaaattttgatTATACTTGCTGAccatcattttttaaagaatgtcTGTGCATGTgtcattttgtaaaatttgttataaatttgtcaaatatatagtttattgaataattttaaagtgagttgaatgcattttaatttataaattttctctGTGAAACAAATATCTGGTATgtatatagaaataataaaatatttacgctggtgttttacattaataaatctaaaaagggtttaaaaaaaatttattgtttttaatctctaatgtatttttaattttattttgtaacttaTATAAGATTGTTTAGAATTAAATTGCACCAGAATATTGAaatgtcaatttttaaatagaaaaattaaagaagtgGAAGTGATTGCTAAAAGTTGGATGAAAAATGGTAGGAAATGCTTCTGGCCGCCATTTAAAAATCCGCTGCATTTCGTAAAGCTGTCACAACTTTGCAGGCACTGGAAGATATACCCAGCTAGGATTTTATACACTACAGGTTTGcatattactataaaaaaatgtaaaataattgaattagaTACTGAACTGTATGTTTTGACCAGTGCACTGGAGAGGATAAACATGTGCTGatgcaaatttattttggaCCCCCTTTACAATATGACTATGCTCTCATTTAATATCacttattttaaatctaatattcCAATTGGcatatgtttaaataatatgttcTGAATGTctttagaatgtttaaaaaagatttccaactattaagaaaagtttttttaatcattgacaaaaacatttttattttggagtctttataaaaaacaagtttttttaacaatgtttttagtttttttttaaaacttttatttttttttttaaactcttagtgttttttaaaaactaaaaaattcattaattttcatgggtttttcattaaaattcattaatttttatgcCGTGCACCAACTGCACCCCGTTCTCATAGGGCCTGCTTTTGCCGCAAACATTTCaattacattttcattagaTATTGATAAATGATTTTACGTACATAGATTTGTGTTTAGATTTTTATGAAGAAGCTCAGTCACGCTTAGAAAAAGCAGCAGATGcttcaaatattgaaaatgacACCGCAGAGAAAAAAGGGACCAAGCGAaagtaaattttactaaaattagtttttaataaataaaaaattttacaataaagaaTTACACAAATCatgtactttttttgtttaaaaagtaaagtttatattaaaggAGAAAGACGGCAATGACATTCTGTGAAAGTGATGAAGATATTGTGGTTGGTGATGAAGGACTATACTGAAGACATTATTTTGATAGTTCAAATAGCCAAAAAACATCTAACATGATTCCAAATATAGCAGGTTAActatttttgtaaaagaaaaataatggcttgttaaaataaacatgcttttttttttactgaattatagatgtttttaaatcGATATCAACTCCCCATTTACACAGTGAAATAGCAAGCTTTTCAGTTGCTGAAAATAACATTGAATTCTCAAAAGAAACTAATCTATCTCAAGGGAAAATGATGTTGTCTTCAaatatattggtaaaaaaaagtcctaaTATTGTGTTTGTTCTAATTAAAATCTGTGTGCGTgtgcagtaaaaaaattaagagaaaTCAGAACTATATGTTATAGAATATAATTTTgttgacaaatattttataaatatatgtttgttgacaagtttaaataaaaatcactatagaatgtttaaaaattttgtttaatttttgtat
This Hydra vulgaris chromosome 04, alternate assembly HydraT2T_AEP DNA region includes the following protein-coding sequences:
- the LOC136079330 gene encoding uncharacterized protein LOC136079330, with product MVKNELLVLPYAKQLLIWFVREVQILYGEIFVTYNVHSMIHLADDCVNFGESLDHLSAFPFENFLGQIKKMVQKSHQTVAQIVNQLNERKKLDIFLRERNELNCTRILKCQFLNRKIKEVEVIAKSWMKNGRKCFWPPFKNPLHFVKLSQLCRHWKIYPARILYTTDFYEEAQSRLEKAADASNIENDTAEKKGTKRKRKTAMTFCESDEDIVVGDEGLY